The genomic stretch ACTGAATAAATTATGGCACACTACTTAGTGTGCCTTTTTTGTTATATATGTTTGTAACGGTATTTTGTATAAGGTTAGTTGTGTTATGTATACTCAATTGTTTTAAGCGTGGTTAAAGTGAATATAGAAAAAGATTCTAATATTCATTTTAGTACATCACTAATATAATGGAAGATATTCTTGATTATTTAAATTCTCTTATAACTATGTGGGTTACATCTGCAAGAATAATCGATTAAGTTATTGGTGAAGCGATTATGGTATATATAAATGGAGTGGTGCTGATATACACCATTTTCAAAATACAATATACTTATATCTGAATAATTTATTGATTATTTTAATAATTTATACTAATTATTTCTGTTCTTTTGTTTTTATTACTTATAATTCTATGGTATAATAATTAAAAAAATAAAGGATGTTATTTATGAAAAGACTAATTATAATTTCACTTGTTATTGTTACAATCTTTACTTTTGTTGGTTGTGGAACTGAAAGTAATTCAAGTTCAAATACTTCAACTACTGTATCCACTACTGTTGACTCAGTAAAAAGTAATAAGTATTACAACGATATTGACAGTGCAATTCAAACAATGGTAAAGGCATACAAGACAAGGTCATTTAATGAGAGAGCTGCTATGTATCCTGATTACTTTATTAAGGGCGAATATGGTGGCAATGCAGGACTAAAAGAAGCTATCAAGGACTTTTATACTTGTGATACTGAGTATAAGATTAATTCAATTAAAGATATGACAGACAAGTATGCTGAGAAGTGTATTAAGGAAATTAAGGAATATTACGATATTGATGTTAATATTGAGAAAGTAGTTCTGGCTAATGTATCCTACAAATATACTAACTATTCTGATAAGAGACTTGATGATTCTGAGTTAGTTCCAACTGATGAATACTATACCTGTATTGATGGCAAATGGTACTATGGTTGGGGACTTGAGATTAATTCTGAGGTTTCTGAACAGGTTGTTGAGTGATTTAATTGTAAAATATTATAAATAAACTACATTTATTTATTTCCACTAATAAATTTTTCACATTATTTTTTTATTATGTAAATGTCTCTAAAATACAATTTTTTAGTTGACATTTCCAAAATACACGAATATAATAGGGACAAATCAAGAAACTGAAATGACAAAGGCGTCACACATTGAAGTGTGATGCCTTTTCTGCTTTCTTGTATATTGTTGCTGACAATGGGGTTATGCTATGTGCATAACCTCTTTTTTACTTATCTGAATGTGTCAGAAATATTGTTCAGATAGAAAGAGGGAGTAAAAAGTGGAAAGTAAATTTCTCAAGAGATGTGTTTCAATACTGCTAACTGTTTTAATGGTATGCAGTGTGGCTGTTATTAATGTTTCAGCTGATGAAACCGGTGGTGATGGAAAGTTAAAAATTTCTGTAGTTAACTTTGACTCAAAATGGGGCGATGTTGATGCTAATGTAGCAAAAATGGTTGACTACATTGAAAAGGCAAAGGAAGATAATGTTGAATTTTTAGTTTTCCCTGAAATGTGTGTCAGTGGTTATTGTTATTCATATGACCTTGATGATGCACAAAGTAAAATGGCAGTTAAAACTGCCGAAACTGTAGATGGCCCAACAGCTACAAAGATTGCAAAGTTAGCTGATGAATACGATATGTGGATTGCTTATGGTGCAACAGAGGTTGTTCCTAATGATAGCAAACATGCTTATAACTCAGTATTTGCTTGTTCTCCTGATGGCACAGTAACAACTTATCAGAAGATGCATCCTGTTGAGGGTATATGGTGCAAAGCAGGTTCAACTCCAACAATTCTAAATACTGCTGAGGGTAAAGTAGGTATTAGTATTTGTTACGATACATATGCAGTTCCTGAACTTGAAAGATATTATGATGCTCAGGGTTGTAGAGTTCTTTTAAACCCAACTGCTACATCAAGAGGTAGCTATGATGAAGAAGATGGTTCATTAAATACAACTAATTGGCAATGGTATTATGAAAACAGACTTGAGTCTATTGTTGATAGAGATGGAATGTACATTGCAAGTGCTGATTTAGCCGGTAAAGAATATGATGAAAATGGCGAGTTGCTTTACAACTTCCCGGGTGGTAGTGTTGTAATTGGCCCAGGTGGTACAAGTGACTCAGGTAAATATTCAAAGGACTATGCCGGTGGTGCATCAGTTCAAGAACCGGGAATGTACACAGGAGAAATTACTTTATCATCAGCTCGTGGTGGTGATGTAAACAGTTCAATCTTCCAACCTAACCTATATACAGAATGGTATAAAGATTTAGCTGATGACACTAAGGAAGACAAAGTTTCTTCCGGTACAGTAAGTGACCCTACAATTGCTACAGTTAATTTCCAAGCAGTATGGGGTGACTTAGACAAGAACCTAGAACAGATGGAAAACTATATTGTAACTGCAAGTAAGAGTGATACAGACATTATAGTATTCCCTGAAATGGCTCTACAAGGTTATTGTTCATCAAGCAATCCTGAAAGTGCTACATATAGACTTGCAGTTGACAAGGCTATTACAAAGAAAGGCTACTATGCTAAGACACTTTCTGAATATGCAAAGAAATATGATATGTATGTAATCTTCGGTGCTTCTGAAAAAATTCCGGCATCTGAAAATCCTGATGAACTTGACAAGGCATATAACTCAGCATTCTGTTGTAGTCCTGACGGTACAGTAACTACATACAGAAAGATTCAACCGGTTGAAGGTGCATGGTGTAAGAGTGGTACAAATCCGGTAATTATCGAAACTCCTTACGGTGGAATTGGTTTAAGTATTTGTAAAGATACTTATTCTTATCCTGAACTGGAAAGATACTATGGTGCTAAGGGCTGTAAGTTTATTGTAAACCCAACAGCTACTTCTCGTGGTGGTGCATCAAGATGGAGCTGGTACTATAGCAGAAGACTTGAAAGTATTGTTGATAGAGATAAACTTGTTGTTGTTTCTGCTGACCTATGTGGTACTCAGTATGATAATGAAGGTACTGCACATTCAACATTCCCAGGTGGTAGTTGTGTAATTGCTCCACTAAGAAGTGCAAAGAACAGTAGTTATGTTGACTATGTAGCAGGTTCATCAAAGTATGATCCTGAAAATGTTGGAATGAGCATTGGTAGAATCAATACTGCATCTAAAAAATATAGCATTGGCTTTAGCATTGCAGGATTTAACCCAAGCATTTATTCAACAATGTACGGTGTATTAGCCGGTACTAAGGATGTTAGTGAAATTACTGCTACTGACTCAGCAATTGTCAGTGAGTCAACTGAAACAGTAGATACTTCTTCACTTGAAAAGTCAGGTTACTCACTTGAAAGTAAAGTATATAATGTTGAAACAGGTTTAACAACACCATTCTATGGTGACTCAATTTACAAGAAACTATCAAATGTTACTGCATCTGTAGTAGGCGATAGCACATCAGAAGTATATTCTGTAGTTGACGGTAAGTTAACTAAGGTTGATACAACATATAGTGACGGTAAACTATCATTTACAACATCAGGTGGTACATATTGTGTAGTAAGTTACAAGGAACTACCTACAACCGTTACTGTTAATAAATCTGCAAAAGTATATGTAAAGGGTACTTATCAGATTAAAGCTAATGTAAGTAACGGTAAAGGTGCAACAACTTATAAGTCAAGTAACAGTAAGGTTGTAAAGGTATCTTCAACAGGTAAGGTAACTGCACTAAAGAAAGGTACTGCAACTGTTACAGTAACTAATAATGGTGTTTCCGGTACTGTTAAATTCACTGTAAGCAACCCAACACTTAATAAGAATATTGTAACTCTAAAAGCTAAAAAGTCCTTTACACTTAAAATTACAGGAAAAATCGGTACTGCTAAATTTAAGTCAAGCAATACTAAGGTAGCTACTGTAAGTGCTACAGGTAAAGTAACTGCAAAGAAAAAGGGTGTTGCTTATATTACAGTCTATACTAATGGCATTGTACTAAAGTGCAAAGTTGTTGTTAAATAATATTGATAAAAACTGCTTTCTCCTAATATTAAAATACTCATACAGATTGACCTTGCTTATGCAGGGTCAATTTTGTTTTACAAAAGGAAAAAGCTAACCATAAAGGTTAGCTTATGAGGAAGTTTATGAAAAAATTTTTAAGTTAAAAGGTGTTTTCAGAAATATATATTTATGCCCATTGCTTGAGTTGAGTGTAGAGTGTATTGTTAAGTGAGCAATGGGCTAAATGACTTATTAATTAGCCTCTCATTGATGGAGAATGAACATCATCCATATTAGTAACATTACCATTCTTGTCAACATTTAAAGTAAATGTTGCTGAATCGGTCTTCTTATCATTTACATTCCAGATAAGTGTTAGCTTAACAGTACCGGCTTTTTTGCCGATAACATTAAATTCATACTTGTTAGTCTTAAAGTTGTAATTAACTTTAACAACTAGGTTGTTGTTAGTTGCTTTGTATGTGTAATCATAACCGTATGATGTCTTGCCATATGCATAATATTTAAAAGCCTTAGCAGTCTTAACCTGTCCTGTCTTTACTTGCTGAACTACACCGTACTGAACAGGTGTTTTGTTTGTATCAACGCTCTTTGCACTTGCAGTTGCTACTGCACCTAATGTTGAAACTGCGATTAATGCTGTTGCTGCTAATGTTGTAAATCTCTTTGTTGTGTTTTTCATAGTAAATTCTCCTAATAATCAATTCTGTTTTTTTAATATCTATCAAGTCTTCCTTGACTGTGACTATAGTATAGCAGTAAAGGGCAAAAACCTAAACGGTATTTTAATGCAAGTTAAATTTATTATAGATTTTTATATTTTTAATTTAAGTTAAAATAAACTTTACCACTTACTAAAATTAAATTATTTTAAACTTTTTAAGGGAAAGGGGAAATAATTTGTGTTTTGTCACTTAAAATTCATAAATTTGTGTTATAATAAAGAAAAAATTAAAAAGGAATGTATAATATGAAGAGATTAATTGTTATTGCACTACTTGCAACAATGATGATTGGTATTACAGGTTGTGGCAGTAGTACGGATACAAGTTCAAGTACAACAACAGTAACAACCACAACAACAACTACTAAATCTGCTAACACAAGTGTTGCTGCCAATGTTTATGATGGTACAGGCGAGAAACAAGGCAAAAAACTATGTGCTATTAAGTGGAGTGATAAGTCCAAAATCACTACAATCAATAGTATGTTACATACAAACAATGTTATTACTAAGTCAGGTGAGGGTAAAGAAAAGACCTTTAAGGCGTCTGATGCTGACAAGATTTATGAAGTTGAATTGGTTAACAAAAACTATGATAATAACTACTTCTTTGTTTATATTATTGACAACAAGGTTTATATGCTTGGCAAAGAATTTGCAAAGGATGAGAATACAGAAGTCAGTGGTTATGCTGATGTAACTGTTAAAGAATTTAACAGTCTTTTAAAATAAACTTTAGGCACTTACAGTTTTGTAAGTGCCTTTTTATGTGGAAAACAAAAGGAAAAAGCTAACCATAAAGGTTAGCTTATGAGGGAGTTTTATGAAAAAATTTTTAATTTAAAAGGATTTTTCAGAAATTTAAATTTTCTTTGTTGTGTTAGGTAATTATCGTACTACATTACCTAGAGCAGTAACATTACCCTTATTATCAACTCTTAGGTTGAATGTAGCTGAGTTAGTTTTCTTGTTGTTAACATTCCAGATTAATGTTAGCTGAGTGTTACCGGATTTCTTACCCAAAACATTGAATTCATACTTGTTAGCTTTGAAATCATAGTTAACTTTAACATCAACGATATTGTTAGTTACTTTGTAGTCATAGTTATAACCGTAAGTTGTTTTGCCCTTTGCATAATACTTAAATGCTTTAGCATTGTTGAATTGCTTGTTGTTAACATTTGTGTTAGTGTTGTTGATTACAGATGTATTGTTTGTGTTTGAAGGTGTTACTTTACCTAGAGCATTAACATTACCCTTATTATCAACCTTTAGGTTAAATGTAGCTGAGTTAGTTCTCTTATCGTTAACATTCCAGATTAGTGTTACCTGAACATTACCGGCTTTCTTACCCAAAACATTGAATTCATACTTGTTAGTTTTGAAATCGTAGTTAACTTTAACATCAATGTTGTTGTTAGTTGCCTTGTATGTGTAATCATAACCGTATGATGTTATACCATATGCGTTATACTTAAAAGCTCTTGCATTCTTAACCTGTTGAACTACACCGTACTGAGTTGTGCTTGGTTGTACATCAACACTCTTTGCACTTGCTGTTACTGCTGCTGCACCTAATGTTGAAACTGCGATTAATGCTGTTGCTGCTAATGTTGTAAATCTCTTTGTTGTGTTTTTCATGATAATTTCTCCTTAATAATCAATTCTGTTTTTTTGTTTTTTTAATATCTGTCAAGCTTTCCTTGACTGTGACTATAGTATAGCAGTAAAGGGCAAAAACCTAAACGGTATTTTAATGTAAGTTAAATTTATTATAGATTTTTATTTTTTTATTTAAGTTAAAATAAACTTTATTTCTTACTAAAATTAAATTATTTTAAACTTTTAGTGGATAAATAGAATTGATAATAGAAAAAATAGGTACAAAAAATCCCTACTCAAAAGAGTAGGGATAATTTTTTATAGTAGAAAAGTAATTTTAAATTACTTTACGTGCCATAGATCCTTAGCATATTCTAGGATTGTTCTGTCAGATGAGAACATACCTGCATTAGCAATGTTGATTAAGCACTTCTTGCCGAATGCTGTTCTATCCTGATAATCCTTGTTGCCCTTAATCTTAGTATCAACATAATCCTGAAGATCAAGTAGTAGGAAGTAATGGTCTGGGTCATGCCAAGCAGTACCATTTAGGATAGCTGTGTATAGTTCAGCAAATGAACCTTCACCAACTGCACCACCGTCAGAGAATGTACCGTCAACTAGAGTATCAAGAACTGCCTTGATTTCTGGGTTGTTATCATATACTTCTCTTGGGTTGTAAGACTTGTTAGCCTTTAGTTCGTCAATTTCTTCAACTCTAGCACCGAAGATGTATTCATTTTCGATACCTGCCTGCTGAGCGATTTCAACATTAGCACCGTCATAAGTACCAAGTGTAACTGCACCGTTTAGCATAAACTTCATGTTGCCTGTACCTGATGCTTCTGTACCTGCAGTAGAAATCTGTTCTGAGAAGTCAGCTGCAACAACAATCTTTTCTGCATAAGAAACATTGTAGTTCTGTACAAAGTGAACCTTTAGCTTATCCTTAGTATC from Ruminococcus bovis encodes the following:
- a CDS encoding nitrilase-related carbon-nitrogen hydrolase; the encoded protein is MESKFLKRCVSILLTVLMVCSVAVINVSADETGGDGKLKISVVNFDSKWGDVDANVAKMVDYIEKAKEDNVEFLVFPEMCVSGYCYSYDLDDAQSKMAVKTAETVDGPTATKIAKLADEYDMWIAYGATEVVPNDSKHAYNSVFACSPDGTVTTYQKMHPVEGIWCKAGSTPTILNTAEGKVGISICYDTYAVPELERYYDAQGCRVLLNPTATSRGSYDEEDGSLNTTNWQWYYENRLESIVDRDGMYIASADLAGKEYDENGELLYNFPGGSVVIGPGGTSDSGKYSKDYAGGASVQEPGMYTGEITLSSARGGDVNSSIFQPNLYTEWYKDLADDTKEDKVSSGTVSDPTIATVNFQAVWGDLDKNLEQMENYIVTASKSDTDIIVFPEMALQGYCSSSNPESATYRLAVDKAITKKGYYAKTLSEYAKKYDMYVIFGASEKIPASENPDELDKAYNSAFCCSPDGTVTTYRKIQPVEGAWCKSGTNPVIIETPYGGIGLSICKDTYSYPELERYYGAKGCKFIVNPTATSRGGASRWSWYYSRRLESIVDRDKLVVVSADLCGTQYDNEGTAHSTFPGGSCVIAPLRSAKNSSYVDYVAGSSKYDPENVGMSIGRINTASKKYSIGFSIAGFNPSIYSTMYGVLAGTKDVSEITATDSAIVSESTETVDTSSLEKSGYSLESKVYNVETGLTTPFYGDSIYKKLSNVTASVVGDSTSEVYSVVDGKLTKVDTTYSDGKLSFTTSGGTYCVVSYKELPTTVTVNKSAKVYVKGTYQIKANVSNGKGATTYKSSNSKVVKVSSTGKVTALKKGTATVTVTNNGVSGTVKFTVSNPTLNKNIVTLKAKKSFTLKITGKIGTAKFKSSNTKVATVSATGKVTAKKKGVAYITVYTNGIVLKCKVVVK